The following coding sequences are from one Candidatus Nitrohelix vancouverensis window:
- a CDS encoding DUF1566 domain-containing protein, giving the protein MSEDERFKDNDNGTLTDTKYNLMWFKEDTYLLKQKWCTWKGACKFVEKMNEDNFAGFSDWRLPSTQECRNLYDHESKNMDFNDDIVHIDLRFPEGCGFNYWCAEDKGINAMVYNFYSDRAYHVRKNTSSESFMSCRPVRTAGPKVKRSGRVSNTGRSRRE; this is encoded by the coding sequence ATGTCCGAAGATGAACGCTTTAAAGACAACGACAACGGAACATTGACCGACACCAAATACAATCTCATGTGGTTTAAGGAGGACACCTATTTGCTGAAACAGAAATGGTGCACCTGGAAGGGAGCCTGTAAATTTGTCGAAAAAATGAACGAAGACAATTTTGCGGGTTTTTCCGACTGGCGACTCCCCTCAACCCAAGAATGCAGGAATCTGTACGATCATGAAAGCAAAAACATGGACTTCAATGATGATATCGTCCATATCGACTTGAGATTTCCCGAAGGCTGCGGCTTCAATTACTGGTGCGCTGAAGATAAGGGCATCAACGCCATGGTCTACAATTTTTATAGTGATCGCGCCTATCACGTTCGAAAAAATACCTCGAGCGAAAGTTTCATGTCCTGTCGGCCTGTGAGAACAGCCGGTCCGAAAGTAAAACGTAGCGGTCGCGTCTCCAATACCGGAAGAAGTCGCAGAGAATAA
- a CDS encoding GAF domain-containing protein: MDKKLDQASPLPYVVVGVILTLSFFYIDFLLPLGVAGGIPYVALVLLGIRTRRRPYVLAGAVTGSVFCILGLWVSPPSPDLWHALVNRSLALMMIILTAYFGVMEITWAEERLNTKETERAYQLLRLESGFVELNRDIAFNTNMSRSMDDAISYALKRICEGTGWPVGHLYLTEKDSSSLYPTKIWYMKNPDQFEIFRKVTEETRFSEGHGLPGRVVGAGKAQWTIDIDKDPNFPRAALVSNIGVTSGFAFPILIGAQIVGVMEFFSEVGKEPDAHFLDVMESIGILLGRVIERGQADKDKEEFNSQLRQLYRKLDFVREEESKRMAREVHDGLGQVLTTLKIEISLFDKLLKKNGVDLQMYSENMDRLYSLIDNTIQIVKKISKDLRPPILDSMSITEAIEWQGESFYEKTGVNFSLETSSTDIKLDEQRSISIFRIFQECLTNIARHSEASQIEVVIKSDDHFFEMRVKDDGKGMMQDEFDNETSLGIMGMKERALMWGGDVKLISEKDWGTEVIININL, from the coding sequence ATGGATAAAAAATTAGATCAGGCTTCTCCATTGCCCTACGTCGTGGTTGGGGTGATATTAACGCTGAGTTTTTTTTACATCGATTTTCTCCTGCCCCTGGGCGTTGCCGGAGGCATTCCCTATGTGGCTTTGGTTTTATTAGGGATTCGAACCCGGCGCCGACCTTATGTGCTTGCGGGCGCCGTTACCGGCTCGGTATTCTGCATCCTCGGTCTCTGGGTCTCACCTCCAAGTCCTGATCTATGGCATGCGCTGGTCAACCGCTCTCTGGCATTAATGATGATAATCCTGACTGCCTATTTTGGCGTTATGGAAATTACCTGGGCGGAAGAAAGATTGAATACCAAGGAAACGGAGCGCGCCTATCAGCTCCTTCGGCTCGAGAGTGGTTTTGTTGAGTTGAACCGGGATATTGCTTTCAACACGAATATGAGTCGATCTATGGACGATGCGATCTCATACGCACTGAAGCGGATCTGCGAAGGGACGGGCTGGCCGGTGGGGCATTTGTACCTGACAGAAAAAGATTCCAGCAGTTTGTACCCAACCAAAATCTGGTACATGAAAAACCCAGACCAGTTTGAAATATTTCGAAAAGTTACCGAAGAAACCCGTTTTTCCGAGGGCCATGGATTGCCGGGAAGGGTGGTGGGAGCTGGAAAAGCGCAATGGACCATTGATATTGATAAGGACCCGAACTTTCCCCGCGCCGCTCTGGTCAGCAATATTGGCGTGACTTCCGGTTTCGCCTTTCCCATCCTGATCGGGGCGCAGATCGTCGGGGTCATGGAATTTTTTTCAGAAGTGGGGAAAGAACCCGACGCGCATTTTTTGGACGTCATGGAGAGCATCGGAATTTTGCTCGGTCGCGTTATCGAACGGGGGCAGGCGGATAAAGATAAGGAGGAATTCAATTCTCAGTTGAGACAATTGTATCGCAAGCTGGATTTTGTCCGCGAAGAAGAAAGCAAGCGAATGGCTCGAGAAGTGCATGATGGCCTGGGGCAGGTGTTAACGACTTTGAAAATTGAAATCTCTCTCTTTGACAAACTCCTCAAAAAAAATGGCGTTGACTTGCAGATGTATTCAGAAAATATGGATCGTTTGTACAGTCTGATTGATAATACGATTCAGATCGTCAAAAAAATATCGAAGGATTTGCGACCGCCGATTCTGGATTCTATGAGCATTACGGAGGCGATTGAGTGGCAGGGCGAATCTTTTTACGAAAAGACGGGCGTTAACTTTAGTCTGGAAACTTCTTCCACGGACATTAAACTGGATGAACAACGTTCAATCAGTATTTTTCGGATTTTCCAGGAATGCCTTACAAATATTGCGCGTCACTCTGAAGCGAGTCAGATTGAAGTTGTCATCAAAAGCGACGATCATTTTTTCGAAATGAGGGTCAAGGACGACGGCAAGGGAATGATGCAGGACGAATTCGATAACGAAACTTCGCTTGGCATCATGGGAATGAAGGAGCGAGCGCTGATGTGGGGCGGGGATGTCAAATTGATCAGCGAAAAGGACTGGGGCACTGAGGTTATCATCAATATAAATTTGTAA
- a CDS encoding SPOR domain-containing protein — MTDTPIDVLNKYSKQMEDLVENAEIEAELEAEKHIRTKNTKTLGISSIAIAFMAITYFIVQNNSQPLDPGLLESNEHIEKIEAVQKDNAIIAQKAENIEPAQADAPALVDTIDEKKPTPQGRVTKTSAAPVKFQAAPTPKSQKEKAAKIAAQAKSVEKKKSIVSGKTYSLQLGAFSVKRNADNFSTKLEKKGFDATVVAKTIKKTQYAVVAGVFPNIETAEVRNKELSEKGYKPSLKEMESGHYAVIAGNRSSKKSADKLQNELSLKGFLSSASPVEREVRTYTVQIKDYPSIKNAKQDQVKLASLGIRNSFIH, encoded by the coding sequence ATGACCGACACTCCCATCGACGTTCTCAACAAATATAGCAAACAAATGGAAGATTTAGTCGAAAATGCTGAAATTGAAGCGGAATTGGAGGCGGAAAAACATATCCGCACCAAGAATACAAAGACGCTGGGAATATCATCTATTGCAATCGCTTTCATGGCCATTACTTATTTTATTGTACAGAATAATTCGCAACCCCTCGACCCCGGCTTGCTTGAAAGCAACGAACATATAGAAAAAATAGAAGCGGTTCAAAAGGACAACGCCATCATCGCCCAAAAAGCGGAAAACATTGAACCAGCTCAGGCCGACGCGCCTGCCCTTGTGGATACCATTGATGAAAAAAAACCTACGCCTCAGGGACGCGTGACCAAAACTTCAGCCGCTCCGGTTAAATTCCAGGCCGCTCCAACACCGAAATCACAAAAAGAAAAAGCCGCTAAAATCGCCGCTCAGGCAAAATCCGTTGAGAAAAAAAAGAGTATTGTTTCAGGCAAAACCTATTCTCTGCAACTGGGCGCGTTTAGCGTCAAACGCAACGCGGACAATTTCTCAACGAAACTTGAGAAAAAAGGATTCGACGCAACGGTGGTCGCCAAGACCATCAAGAAAACCCAGTACGCTGTTGTCGCGGGGGTGTTCCCCAATATAGAGACCGCTGAAGTCAGAAATAAAGAGCTGTCTGAAAAGGGTTACAAACCCAGCCTGAAAGAGATGGAGTCCGGGCACTATGCCGTCATCGCCGGTAATCGATCCAGCAAAAAATCCGCAGACAAACTGCAAAATGAACTGAGCCTGAAAGGCTTTCTCTCCAGCGCATCTCCCGTAGAGAGAGAAGTCCGCACCTACACCGTACAAATCAAGGACTACCCCTCTATCAAGAATGCCAAACAAGATCAGGTTAAGCTTGCGAGCCTCGGCATTCGCAATAGTTTCATCCATTAA
- the alr gene encoding alanine racemase: MAFHRASQAFIDLKAYRSNFQTVRSLLPQTVDILAVVKADAYGHGAVPCARAAIEAGAHCLGVAIVNEGIELREHGLSSPILVMGSFLPDDAEDMVRHDLEITLHTLAQADAVENAARKQNKLARVHIKIDSGMGRLGIECGLAQSLFQRVIDSKCLKLSGLFTHLATAEWEDKDYARYQLGQFETLIQSFREQYPQLPPVHCANSAATVNHSRSWFDMVRPGLIFYGAFSAPNLLPMVRELTRKDDPIRPVMTWKCKILQIKSTPKDACLSYGITYKTPRDSRIAVIGVGYADGLHRLLSNKMEVLIHGRRVRQVGRVCMDMTLIDVTDLPEVGVGDEAVIFGRQGDAAISVEETAGHCQSVAYELLCAVGQRVPRVYNA; encoded by the coding sequence ATGGCCTTTCATCGCGCAAGCCAGGCTTTCATTGACCTGAAAGCCTACCGTTCCAATTTTCAAACCGTGAGGTCCCTGCTCCCTCAAACAGTGGACATCCTGGCCGTCGTTAAAGCCGACGCCTATGGGCATGGGGCCGTACCCTGCGCGCGCGCCGCGATTGAGGCCGGGGCGCATTGTCTCGGCGTCGCGATCGTTAATGAAGGGATTGAGTTGAGAGAGCATGGCCTGTCCAGCCCTATTCTGGTAATGGGCAGTTTCTTACCCGATGATGCAGAGGACATGGTCCGCCATGACCTTGAGATCACCCTGCACACGCTTGCGCAAGCCGACGCCGTCGAAAATGCCGCGCGCAAACAAAACAAACTCGCGCGCGTCCATATCAAGATCGACTCGGGAATGGGGCGTCTAGGCATCGAATGCGGTCTGGCCCAATCCCTTTTCCAACGAGTGATCGATTCCAAATGCCTCAAACTCTCCGGTTTGTTCACGCATCTGGCGACCGCGGAATGGGAGGATAAGGATTATGCGCGCTATCAACTCGGACAATTTGAGACTCTCATCCAGTCCTTTCGCGAACAATACCCGCAATTACCGCCAGTTCATTGCGCCAATTCAGCCGCAACCGTCAATCACTCCAGAAGCTGGTTCGATATGGTGCGCCCCGGTCTGATCTTTTACGGCGCCTTCTCCGCGCCAAACCTGTTGCCCATGGTGCGCGAACTGACTCGCAAGGATGACCCCATTCGCCCGGTCATGACCTGGAAATGTAAAATCCTGCAAATCAAATCCACGCCCAAAGACGCCTGCCTGAGCTACGGCATCACCTACAAAACCCCTCGGGACAGTCGCATCGCCGTGATCGGCGTGGGTTACGCAGACGGCCTGCACCGTTTGCTTTCAAATAAAATGGAAGTTCTCATTCATGGACGCAGAGTGCGTCAGGTAGGGCGCGTCTGTATGGACATGACGCTGATCGACGTGACTGACCTGCCCGAAGTCGGTGTGGGAGACGAGGCCGTTATTTTCGGACGTCAGGGGGACGCCGCCATTTCAGTGGAAGAAACCGCAGGGCATTGCCAAAGCGTCGCCTACGAATTACTATGCGCGGTGGGTCAGCGCGTTCCTCGCGTTTACAACGCCTGA
- a CDS encoding dihydroorotate dehydrogenase, translating into MLDKFMPDLSVDLGPLKLENPVLAASGTFGYGLEYLPFVDLDRLGGFSTKGLSLRPKAGNPVPRMIETESGMLNAIGLENIGLEKFLAEKLPLLHRFRARIIVNFFGQTEGEYAEMAAALSEAERLDALEMNISCPNVEHGGQLFCSSPERVASVVSATRARTSKPLIVKLAPNVQDIGEIARAAESAGADALSVANTYVGMSIDLEKQEPYLANKTGGLSGQAIKPLSLYLVYQTAKAVNIPVIGVGGIACAEDALEYLMAGAKAVQIGTANFLDPAVTMKTLAGIEDYCRSHQLAKIADLKTIA; encoded by the coding sequence ATGTTGGATAAATTCATGCCGGATCTTTCGGTGGATCTGGGTCCTTTAAAATTGGAAAATCCCGTGCTGGCGGCCTCGGGGACCTTTGGTTATGGGCTGGAATACCTTCCATTTGTGGATTTGGATCGCCTGGGCGGCTTTTCTACGAAAGGTCTTTCCCTGCGCCCGAAGGCGGGCAATCCGGTTCCGCGAATGATAGAGACGGAATCGGGAATGTTGAATGCGATCGGTCTGGAAAATATCGGTCTGGAAAAATTTCTCGCTGAAAAACTCCCGCTACTGCATCGATTCAGAGCGCGTATCATCGTTAACTTTTTTGGTCAGACTGAAGGCGAGTATGCCGAGATGGCGGCGGCTCTGTCTGAGGCGGAACGCCTTGACGCTTTGGAGATGAATATCTCCTGTCCCAATGTGGAGCACGGCGGTCAGTTGTTTTGCTCATCGCCGGAGAGAGTCGCATCGGTGGTGTCGGCGACGCGCGCGCGCACTTCCAAACCGCTCATTGTCAAACTGGCTCCCAATGTTCAGGACATCGGAGAGATTGCGCGCGCGGCGGAATCAGCGGGCGCCGATGCCTTGTCGGTTGCGAATACCTACGTTGGCATGTCGATTGATCTGGAGAAACAGGAACCGTATCTGGCGAACAAAACCGGCGGACTTTCAGGGCAGGCGATCAAGCCCTTGTCCTTGTACCTGGTTTATCAAACCGCAAAGGCGGTCAACATTCCCGTGATCGGCGTGGGCGGCATTGCATGCGCTGAGGATGCATTGGAATATCTGATGGCGGGAGCGAAAGCGGTGCAGATTGGCACGGCGAATTTTCTTGATCCTGCGGTCACCATGAAAACGTTGGCTGGCATTGAAGATTATTGCCGGTCGCATCAGCTTGCTAAAATTGCCGATCTGAAAACGATTGCATAA
- a CDS encoding calcium/sodium antiporter has protein sequence MLIDLLKILLGLGALYYGGEFLVTACIRIAKSLNLSPFAIGATVIGFGTSAPELTVSILASLQGAPELAMGNVIGSNVANVGLVLGLTAIIIPLTIRPSLFKTEAPPLIAATLLILWLAWDYQISRLEGVVMVLLLALFLWFALRKNNDDEISFEEETSLFAGRNLAWQWLLALFGLGCLLAGAQMLVDGAVNIARSLGVSEWMIGISIVAAGTSMPEIASSIIAAKKGHGEMAIGNIFGSNIFNILMVLGLTATIHPLKISEPIQPDLLYCAGTTFLLLALLYRGMDLKKLDGAILLGAYTFYLGAKSGGIL, from the coding sequence ATGCTCATCGATCTTCTCAAAATACTCCTTGGTCTCGGAGCCCTATATTATGGAGGAGAGTTTTTAGTCACCGCCTGCATTCGAATCGCAAAAAGTCTCAACCTGAGCCCTTTCGCCATTGGCGCCACCGTCATCGGATTTGGAACCTCCGCGCCGGAACTGACCGTCTCCATTCTGGCTTCCCTGCAAGGCGCGCCGGAACTGGCAATGGGCAACGTGATCGGCAGTAATGTCGCCAATGTCGGTCTTGTGCTTGGACTCACAGCGATCATCATTCCCTTGACGATCCGACCCTCCCTGTTCAAAACGGAAGCGCCTCCGCTTATCGCCGCCACACTGCTCATTCTCTGGCTGGCATGGGACTATCAAATAAGCCGACTTGAAGGCGTCGTCATGGTTTTATTGTTGGCTCTGTTTCTCTGGTTCGCCCTCAGAAAAAATAACGACGACGAAATTTCTTTCGAAGAAGAAACCTCCTTGTTCGCCGGTCGCAATCTGGCCTGGCAGTGGCTACTCGCCTTGTTCGGTCTGGGGTGTTTGCTTGCGGGAGCGCAAATGCTCGTCGATGGAGCGGTGAATATAGCGCGATCTCTAGGCGTGAGCGAATGGATGATAGGCATTTCCATCGTTGCCGCAGGCACCAGTATGCCGGAAATCGCCTCGTCCATCATTGCCGCCAAAAAGGGTCATGGCGAAATGGCAATCGGCAATATATTTGGCAGTAATATATTCAACATTCTGATGGTGCTTGGATTGACGGCTACGATTCATCCCTTGAAAATCAGCGAACCGATCCAGCCCGATTTGCTGTACTGCGCCGGAACGACATTCTTGTTACTCGCCCTGCTCTACCGGGGGATGGATCTAAAAAAGCTGGATGGCGCGATTCTGCTGGGTGCCTATACCTTCTATCTGGGCGCAAAGTCTGGCGGGATTCTCTAA
- a CDS encoding response regulator, whose amino-acid sequence MGIKIAVVDDDETVLEMMRFHFKNSSDVDKVECTQDSQHAILLIHDYKPDVILLDIKMPGLAGDLFLSSLRAWIPKTPIIMVSGVTDKAVQRNCLELGAVAFLEKPVDLDALDDTIHEAAGRLSANSPHPVLEDSMELEMVLKILVNEGRLTTKEAQLELKRRMQEGGN is encoded by the coding sequence ATGGGCATCAAAATCGCAGTCGTTGATGATGATGAAACTGTTCTTGAGATGATGCGGTTTCATTTTAAAAATTCATCGGATGTTGACAAGGTGGAATGCACGCAGGACAGTCAACATGCGATTCTTCTGATTCATGATTACAAACCCGACGTCATCTTGCTCGACATCAAAATGCCGGGTTTGGCGGGTGATTTGTTTTTGAGTTCCTTGCGGGCCTGGATTCCAAAGACGCCGATCATCATGGTCAGCGGTGTGACGGATAAAGCGGTGCAGAGGAATTGCCTGGAACTGGGAGCGGTGGCATTTTTGGAAAAACCCGTCGATCTGGATGCGTTGGACGATACGATCCATGAGGCGGCGGGGCGTTTGTCTGCGAACAGTCCTCATCCAGTTCTGGAGGATTCGATGGAATTGGAAATGGTCTTGAAAATTCTTGTGAACGAGGGACGTCTCACGACTAAAGAAGCGCAACTCGAATTAAAGCGGCGTATGCAGGAAGGTGGGAATTAA
- a CDS encoding DUF3565 domain-containing protein: MFQRIVGFHQDEENHWVADLACGHARHMRHKPPMVERPWVLTAAGRNEFVGESVECKRCDDEMNQAL, from the coding sequence ATGTTCCAACGAATCGTAGGGTTTCATCAGGATGAAGAAAATCACTGGGTGGCGGATCTGGCCTGCGGTCACGCTCGTCATATGCGACACAAGCCGCCGATGGTGGAACGGCCCTGGGTCTTGACGGCGGCGGGGCGAAATGAGTTTGTCGGTGAAAGCGTTGAATGCAAGCGTTGCGATGATGAAATGAATCAGGCGTTGTAA
- a CDS encoding M48 family metalloprotease, whose protein sequence is MKKNKSNHTLSGLITGIALLIAGAGCVAAVAPAIETYQAYNIGQGGIKAAQSLQPIGLEEEKSIGGSLAIQVFNRFGPRREDPALQRYVSLVGHAIAEVSDRPDIDYYFAVVDSDTPNAFAAPGGYVFLSTGLLKLAQNEAQLAGVLGHEVAHISEKHALKTMERSKKLSGFGALSISLLGQDPALFDKVLEQAMEILFTHGLDKELEYEADKVGSEYAARLGYAPSGLNDFLGILEKSLPGGSSALLSTHPGPADRSAKLISQLANHHPPTGPLFGEAYLSAVRGRL, encoded by the coding sequence ATGAAAAAAAATAAATCAAATCACACACTTTCAGGACTGATTACAGGAATCGCCCTGCTCATCGCGGGCGCGGGATGTGTCGCCGCCGTCGCCCCGGCGATTGAAACCTATCAGGCCTACAATATCGGTCAAGGCGGTATTAAAGCGGCTCAATCGCTACAACCCATCGGACTGGAAGAGGAAAAATCCATCGGCGGCTCACTGGCCATCCAGGTGTTCAACCGATTCGGCCCGCGACGCGAGGACCCGGCCCTGCAACGCTACGTCTCCCTCGTCGGGCATGCCATCGCGGAAGTATCGGACCGACCAGACATTGACTATTATTTTGCCGTCGTCGATTCAGACACGCCCAATGCCTTCGCCGCTCCGGGCGGTTATGTCTTTCTAAGCACGGGATTGCTGAAACTGGCTCAAAATGAGGCTCAGTTAGCCGGGGTGCTCGGTCACGAAGTCGCGCATATCAGCGAAAAACACGCATTGAAAACGATGGAAAGAAGCAAAAAATTATCCGGCTTTGGCGCGCTCTCGATTTCCCTTTTAGGACAAGACCCGGCGCTCTTCGACAAGGTGCTAGAACAGGCTATGGAAATCCTGTTCACTCACGGTCTGGACAAGGAACTGGAATACGAAGCGGATAAAGTCGGCTCGGAATACGCCGCGCGGCTGGGCTACGCCCCCTCTGGATTGAATGATTTTCTCGGCATTCTTGAAAAATCCCTGCCCGGCGGCTCGTCCGCCCTGCTCAGCACGCACCCCGGCCCCGCAGACCGATCCGCCAAACTCATTTCGCAATTGGCCAATCACCACCCGCCCACCGGCCCCTTGTTTGGAGAGGCCTATCTATCGGCAGTGCGCGGTAGACTTTGA